Genomic segment of Mucilaginibacter sabulilitoris:
ATTTCCTGGCCAGGATGGAAACCTTCATCCATTTTACCACTAAGGGTTACCGCTGAAAGCGGGCAGTCGTTAATTAAATATATATTATTGGACATAACACAAAGATTTTTAAAAATCTAACGATTTAACAAATTACGATGTGGCGGGTTACGATTTGGGCGGGTTACGATTTGGGCGGGTATTTGTAAAATACGAATAAAAAATAAATCCTGCAAATAGGTACAAAAGCATTAGGAATTGCAACGGCATCCTTCGGCAGAAGATACAGTGAAAAGTCCGACCGCAGGGAATGCCCGGAATAATAGGTTCACGTTTTGAGCAATTAACTTTAATGATTCGCAGCTGCTTTAAAGGCCCAATCTACCACATTAGCAAGTGTCTCTGATACCGCTTTCATTCCTTCCTCGGATTCCAGGTCAACATCGGCAAAATTATATCCATTGCTAAGGGTATGTAGCACCATGTAATATATACCACCAATCAACAATCCTGCAACAGCCCTAAAATTAATTCCAGAATTTTTAAAATGCATATCCGTTTTTTCTAAAATATCCTGGCCCATAGATTCCCGCACGTTATGAATACTACGCATCAGTTGGCTGGAACCGGTAAGTTCAATTAAAATCAAATTTTGCATTTTTGGTTGCTTGTAGAAATACTTAAACAGTCCCTGCAATGTTTCTGTTATAACCAATTGTGAATTATCATCACTTACCTCTTGGAAAAGACGGTTCAACTGTTCAGCAAAGACCATCCAATAATCATTCTCGACAATATAGGCCTCCGTCAAATTGTTCATGTTTCCGAAGTAGCGGTAGATCAGCTTGCGATCAACACCAGCCTGCCGGGCTACTTTGCTGATACGTATAGAGCCAAATCCTCTGGATTTAATAATGGCACCAACCGCATCTATAAGTTTGCGTTTAGTTTGTTCTTTATCTTTCATGGTAAGGTTTAGCGGTTTTAACTTGACTACAATAACATTTGTGAGTTAATGCTATTTGATCGTTAATAAACTTTTAGACTACTTCATCAATTAATTCTGTTATTATTTAATATCTGAAACTTTTGAATGGTGATATTTATCCATCAGCATTTGAAGATTAGTCCAGGCCCCGCCATTAGATGCATTTTGATACCCTCTATTGACGAGTATTTTTACAGCCTGGATACTTCTTACACCATGAGAACAACAAGTTAATATTGGGCATTTGAGATCGAGGCTTAATGGCGTACCTTTTTCCAGTTCTGCCAGAGAAATATTAAGTGAACCATTAATATGTCCCATTTTATACTCTTCAGGCGTACGAACATCAATAATGATGGGGTCCTTGGCTAGAATATGCTCCAGGGAATGGTCATCCGTAGATGTAGCAAACATTCGATAGATAAAAAATATGCATAACGACATAAAGCCAAAGAATGTGAGGTATTTCATAAGCGAATTAGTAATTGGAAAGCTGAAAACGTTATATAGTTGAATTTTTAAAAATTACTTTTTAAATCTTAAAGGGCTTTTGAAAAATCTTACTTCGGCATATTAACGAGCTCAATTGCTTTTTTTACCAGCACCAAGCCATCGCTGGAAAAGTTTAGCAGCCTGGCAACTTTGTGGCCATGCGCATCCATTTTCAATAGCGATTTGTATAGAATATTCACTATCTTTTCAGGATCATGTAAATATTTCTTACGCAAATCCTCATATTGATATTCCAGGAAAAGCAGGCATAAGGCATTTTCCATAATCTGTACTTCAGCATCCTGCTTTATTCTTTTTTTAAGAATTATCTCTCGTACGCGGCTTATTTTATTTTCTTCATATCCTGCTTTTTGCATCAGGCTGGAAGCAACTGCCGCATGATGTCCTGCCAGATCTTTGCGCCATTTTAAATAGTGCTCTCTTCCTTCAGGATAAGTTTCTCTTGGAATTTCCCATCTACCGATATGCTGACTCCGCGAAGCAAGTAAAAGCTCCTCGCTGGAAGCAGACTGTAAGGACACAACCCACTGAGAGAGCATTAATGAATAGGCATATTCCAAAGGATACTCAGCATTTCTCCAGGTTATAGAACGCGGGTCCTGCTGATTGTATTCATCAAATAATTTAAAAGCTTCCTGTAGTTGATTCATTGTATATGTAAAAATTAAAAATGGAGCTTAACGAGGCCGGATTAATTCAGATTTAGCTTTTCATTGCGCATATTCAAGTTGACGTTTGTGCGGCGATACTTTTTATACCAGATGAATCCCATTAAACCAATTGCCGCATAAGGGGCAACCAATAAATACAGGATGCCGTGGTTGAGCCCTTTAGCGAGCCCATCATTTCCAGCCTGCCTGTTAGTTTCAACCGTGGCAACACATTGTGAACATTGTGCGGCAGCGATTCGGGCCTTCCCGATCATTAAAAGGAAGACGATTGAACAAAGTATTAATTTCGATTCTTTCATAAAGTGTGTAATTGTTAGTTGTTTAAGATATAGCGCTAATCATTCACCCTTTCAGGATCTGGTTCATCAGGCACATTTTTTAAAATAAACTTATCAATATAAAATGTCCCGAAAGGAATAACACAGGCGATCAGTACTTTCCAGGTTGTTTCCCGGAATTTCCATTGCTCCTCCACACCAACACTTAAAGTACTGATGATGAACCATAAAAATAGCAAGCCATGAACCGGTCCAATGGCGCGCACCAAAGCCGGATTTCCTGCGAAATACTTTAATGGAACGGCTACAAAGAGTAACAGTATGAGGGAGGTCCCTTCCACATAGCCTGCCAGTTTTAATCTTCCAAGCTGAGTTTTTAATAGGTTGATCATATTTTTTGAATAATAATTTTCGAGGGTATCATATCGAGGGTATCTGTCTAGCTGCTTTAATTGATCTATTGTCAACCTACATCCCCCGTACTAATGGCCGGCTGGCCAACGGAGAAAATGGCCATGGAATAGCAACAAATATGACTGCGAGAGCAAGTCCAAACCATCTCAGCATGGTGCTGTATTTATCATGATCAGACTTTATTCGCTTAGCTTTTGCTGAACCTATTGTGATCAGTACAACAGCAACCATCATCATAATCAGGTGAAAATAGCGGAAGAAGGTTTGTTCATTAAATACCTTGTTGGGGTTATCCATCATTTGATACATCACAACAGGACTTTGTACATACATAGCCATCCCGAGCAGCAATTGGATATGAGCAATGGTCGCTGTCCAGTGTCGCCACTGATTTGCTACTTCCGAAAACGCCAGTTTTTCGGTTTTCCCTTTATAGGAAATGAAAATTGAATATAACAGGCTGCCAAGGACCAGCCATCGCCAAAAGGAATGAAGAAAAAGAAGGGATGGATACATATCAGGGAGTTTGAAATCTTTTATCGTTTATAAATTCTTTATCAGTAAGTGTTTTTAAAAATGCCAGGATCCTATTTTGCTCTTTTAAATTAAGTACGATGCCTAATTTGCCATTTCGTTTCAGTTGAGGATCAAGATTTGGATTTGGTTCGACACCATGATCATAGTGCGCCAACACCTCATTCAGGGTAGCTAATCTGCCATCATGCATATAGGGGGCCGTAACCTCTACATTCCTTAAAGATGGTACCCTGAATTTGCCAAAATCTTTGGCAGTATGGGTTAAACTGTCTCTTCCTTTGTCCAGAGACCAAATATCGAGGCCATTGTTACGGTAGCTACGGTCAGTGAATAATGGTTCCCGATGGCAAGAACTGCATTTTTGTTTGAACAGCGCATATCCCTGCATCTCTTCCTCGCTGAAGTTTCCGCCCGGCTCTTTACGGACATACTTATCATATTTGGAATTAGAAGAAACCAACATGGCCATAAATTGGACAAGCGCATTTAAAATATATTTCGATTTGATTGTGCTGTCACCAAATGCTTCCCGAAACAACACCGGATAAAATTTTAATGTCTGTAGTCTTTTACTGATATGATCAAGGTCATTTGCCATTTCGCAGGGGTTGGAAATCGCATTATGAGAAGTAAGCTTAAACTGATCAATGCGTCCGTCCCACATAAATCCCTGCTGCCAGGCCAGGTTAAATAAGGCAGGTGCATTCCTTGTTCCCGTGCAACCTTTAACGCCACGGCTTACCGGGAGATTAAGATTTGCAAATGCGGCATAAGATTGGTGACATGTTCCACAGGATGTTGATTGATCCAGCGATAATTGCCGGTCATAAAAAAGAATTCGTCCAAGTTTAAATCCTGCCGGCGTAACTTTATTGCCTTTAAAATCATAAACTGGTTTCGGAAAATTACTTGGCACTGAAAACGCTGCCTTATCTTCGCGAACATTATAATCGATTTGGGTTGGTCGAAGATTATAGGCAAAATAGCAGATGATCAGGTTGATCAGTACAATGATAATTATCAACTTCTTTTTCATTAATAGCGCGGCAACACCAATCAAAGCAGGAACATAAATAGTCCGGTTGCAAATGAGCAGGCTGCAGATTTAAATTTTCTTCCTTTTATTATTGGTCTTGTTTCGTCTCTGCGAGCAATAGGTCCATGTCACTCATCAACTGCTCCACCTGTTCAGTTTTAGTTCCGTCATACGCACCTCTCACACGTTTTTGCTTATCAACCAGCACCAAATAACCTTGATGGACGTACCCTCCGGGGGCTTTGCTATCCTCGCCAACCGAAACGAGGTAGTTGTTTTTCGCAAGTCCATAGATGCTTTCTTTAGGTCCGCGGACAAATTGCCATTGGGAGCCGGTAACCCCTAATTTTGTAGCATAGCGTTTAAGAATTTGTGGAACATCATATTTATAATCAATGCTATGAGATAGCAGCATTACCTCGTTATTCCCTTTATATTTCTCATAAACCTTCATTAAATTACGGTGCATTACCGGGCAGATTGAAGGACAAGACGTAAAGAAGAAATCTGCAACATAAATCTTTCCATCGAACAGGTGATTAGAAATGATTACGCTGTCCTGATTGATAAAACTGAACGCGGGAATTGTTTGGTAAATAGTATCAACAGTGGGTTTTCCATCTATTATTCGTTTAATAGCTTGCCGATTACCATAAATGGGAAGTTTATTCGGTTTTTCCTTACAGGCCGTGATGGTTACAGCAATCATGAACAAATAAATTACTTTCTTCATATTAATTGGATTTTAAAGATTGACCTTACTTTTTAATTGTGGTAGGCGTATTTTTAACATGTAGCCTTGCAAATAAATTATTTGATGCAGTGATCGCTTGTTCAAAGTCGCTGCTCAACTTGTTTAATTTAACTGCCTCTTTTTTAAAGTAAGCGTTAGTTTCATCTGTAGAACTTCCTTTAAACTCAGGCTGGTAGTTATGCATCCAGTCTTCCATATCATTGTCAGCTTTTGTTAAATAATGCTGCACTTTAGTGATCTCCTTACGATCCATAATGGTATCACTTATTGGACGGCCGGAGGGTAGATTATTAAGCTTCAAAGTATCTAAGCGCATTTTGATTGACATGGCTTGTTCACTCGTGACCATAAGCGCGTCGTGTTTTTCGAGGATTTGCTGGCGTGGATCCTGGTTTGCCGATTGTTGTTTGCAAGCTACCATCAGAGCCAGCAGGCTAAATAATGCAAAGCGATATTTCATAAGTCTGTTCATGTTTTGTGTGTTGATTAAGTTTTTTGCTATCCAGGCGATAATCCTTTATTGTTCATTGATCATTTTGCACGTTATGATCCGGCCGGCTCTCTTTTTTGAGGATGTGCCTGTCGATATAAAGTATTCCCAATGGGATGACGCAGCTTAGTAAAACTTTCCAGGTCGTTTCACGGAACTTCCACCGATGTTCAATTGCTACGTTAAGCGTATTAAAGATGAACCACAGGGTAAAAATCACATGGAATGGTGAAATCGTCCATAGCATATTAGGTTGTCCTAAGAAATATTTAAGCGGTAGTGCAGCTCCAAGCAACAGAACCAAGGTAACTCCAGCCGCATATGCACTTACTCTTAAACGCCCTAATGCCGATTCAAAAATCATTTCCATAAAAAAGATCAATCTAATAACATACCACATAGTATGTTATAATTCAAATAGAATGATGTATTTACCTCATTTAGTATGATAAAACTGAGGTTAGATCACACCATTCCCAACGCTTTATTATTCCAGTAGTAGCATTTAGTTATGCTCATGATGGAACCCAACAATAATTAATGGCTACCTGAACCGGAATAACAATCCGGCTAATGAAGAATCATTCATTAGTCCGCATCACTATAATTTGAGGATTCCAGGATATACGGGTCATCTATTCCTGTATCACTCAGGGAAGTTCTGAAAGCCCGACGGTAATCGGATGGCGTAGTCATCAGTAGCCTTAAAAAGGTTCGCCTCATTGAACTTAGGCCGCCC
This window contains:
- a CDS encoding TetR/AcrR family transcriptional regulator, encoding MKDKEQTKRKLIDAVGAIIKSRGFGSIRISKVARQAGVDRKLIYRYFGNMNNLTEAYIVENDYWMVFAEQLNRLFQEVSDDNSQLVITETLQGLFKYFYKQPKMQNLILIELTGSSQLMRSIHNVRESMGQDILEKTDMHFKNSGINFRAVAGLLIGGIYYMVLHTLSNGYNFADVDLESEEGMKAVSETLANVVDWAFKAAANH
- a CDS encoding rhodanese-like domain-containing protein gives rise to the protein MKYLTFFGFMSLCIFFIYRMFATSTDDHSLEHILAKDPIIIDVRTPEEYKMGHINGSLNISLAELEKGTPLSLDLKCPILTCCSHGVRSIQAVKILVNRGYQNASNGGAWTNLQMLMDKYHHSKVSDIK
- a CDS encoding DUF4202 domain-containing protein; amino-acid sequence: MNQLQEAFKLFDEYNQQDPRSITWRNAEYPLEYAYSLMLSQWVVSLQSASSEELLLASRSQHIGRWEIPRETYPEGREHYLKWRKDLAGHHAAVASSLMQKAGYEENKISRVREIILKKRIKQDAEVQIMENALCLLFLEYQYEDLRKKYLHDPEKIVNILYKSLLKMDAHGHKVARLLNFSSDGLVLVKKAIELVNMPK
- a CDS encoding DUF3817 domain-containing protein — translated: MINLLKTQLGRLKLAGYVEGTSLILLLFVAVPLKYFAGNPALVRAIGPVHGLLFLWFIISTLSVGVEEQWKFRETTWKVLIACVIPFGTFYIDKFILKNVPDEPDPERVND
- a CDS encoding cytochrome-c peroxidase, which produces MKKKLIIIIVLINLIICYFAYNLRPTQIDYNVREDKAAFSVPSNFPKPVYDFKGNKVTPAGFKLGRILFYDRQLSLDQSTSCGTCHQSYAAFANLNLPVSRGVKGCTGTRNAPALFNLAWQQGFMWDGRIDQFKLTSHNAISNPCEMANDLDHISKRLQTLKFYPVLFREAFGDSTIKSKYILNALVQFMAMLVSSNSKYDKYVRKEPGGNFSEEEMQGYALFKQKCSSCHREPLFTDRSYRNNGLDIWSLDKGRDSLTHTAKDFGKFRVPSLRNVEVTAPYMHDGRLATLNEVLAHYDHGVEPNPNLDPQLKRNGKLGIVLNLKEQNRILAFLKTLTDKEFINDKRFQTP
- a CDS encoding SCO family protein, yielding MKKVIYLFMIAVTITACKEKPNKLPIYGNRQAIKRIIDGKPTVDTIYQTIPAFSFINQDSVIISNHLFDGKIYVADFFFTSCPSICPVMHRNLMKVYEKYKGNNEVMLLSHSIDYKYDVPQILKRYATKLGVTGSQWQFVRGPKESIYGLAKNNYLVSVGEDSKAPGGYVHQGYLVLVDKQKRVRGAYDGTKTEQVEQLMSDMDLLLAETKQDQ
- a CDS encoding DUF3817 domain-containing protein; the encoded protein is MEMIFESALGRLRVSAYAAGVTLVLLLGAALPLKYFLGQPNMLWTISPFHVIFTLWFIFNTLNVAIEHRWKFRETTWKVLLSCVIPLGILYIDRHILKKESRPDHNVQNDQ